A genome region from Macaca fascicularis isolate 582-1 chromosome 3, T2T-MFA8v1.1 includes the following:
- the C3H21orf91 gene encoding protein EURL homolog isoform X2, translating to MNEEEQFVNIDLNDDNICSVCKLGTDKETLSFCHICFELNIEGVPKSDLLHTKSLRGHKDCFEKYHLIANQGCPRAKLSKSTYEEVKTILSKKINWIVQYAQNKDLDSDSECSKNPQQHLFNFRHKPEEKLLPQFDSQVPKYSAKWIDGSAGGIPNCTQRILEQRENTDFGLAMLQDSGATLCHNSVLWPHSHNQAQKKEETISSPEADVQTQHPHYSREE from the exons ATGAACGAAGAGGAGCAGTTTGTAAACATTGATTTGAATGATGACAACATTTGCAGTGTTTGTAAACTGGGAACCGACAAAGAAACACTCTCCTTCTGCCACATTTGTTTTGAGCTAAATATTGAGG gGGTACCAAAGTCTGATCTCTTGCACACCAAATCATTAAGGGGCCATAAAGACTGCTttgaaaaatatcatttaattgCAAACCAGGGTTGTCCTCGAGCTAAGCTTTCAAAAAGTACTTACGAAGAAGTTAAAACCATTTTGAGTAAGAAGATAAACTGGATTGTACAGTATGCACAAAATAAGGATCTGGATTCAGATTCGGAATGTTCTAAAAACCCCCAGCAGCATCTGTTTAATTTCAGGCATAAGCCAGAAGAAAAATTACTCCCACAGTTTGACTCCCAAGTACCAAAATATTCTGCAAAATGGATAGATGGAAGTGCAGGTGGCATCCCTAACTGTACACAAAGAATTTTGGAGCAGAGGGAAAATACAGACTTTGGACTTGCTATGTTACAAGATTCAGGTGCCACTTTATGTCATAACAGTGTATTGTGGCCTCATAGTCAcaaccaggcacagaaaaaagaagagacaatCTCTAGTCCAGAGGCTGATGTCCAGACCCAGCATCCACATTACAGCAGAGAGGAAT AA
- the C3H21orf91 gene encoding protein EURL homolog isoform X1 has translation MNEEEQFVNIDLNDDNICSVCKLGTDKETLSFCHICFELNIEGVPKSDLLHTKSLRGHKDCFEKYHLIANQGCPRAKLSKSTYEEVKTILSKKINWIVQYAQNKDLDSDSECSKNPQQHLFNFRHKPEEKLLPQFDSQVPKYSAKWIDGSAGGIPNCTQRILEQRENTDFGLAMLQDSGATLCHNSVLWPHSHNQAQKKEETISSPEADVQTQHPHYSREELNSMTLGEVEQLNAKLLQQIQEVFEELTHQVQEKDSLASQLHVRHVAIEQLLKNYSKLPCLQVGRTGMKSHLPINN, from the exons ATGAACGAAGAGGAGCAGTTTGTAAACATTGATTTGAATGATGACAACATTTGCAGTGTTTGTAAACTGGGAACCGACAAAGAAACACTCTCCTTCTGCCACATTTGTTTTGAGCTAAATATTGAGG gGGTACCAAAGTCTGATCTCTTGCACACCAAATCATTAAGGGGCCATAAAGACTGCTttgaaaaatatcatttaattgCAAACCAGGGTTGTCCTCGAGCTAAGCTTTCAAAAAGTACTTACGAAGAAGTTAAAACCATTTTGAGTAAGAAGATAAACTGGATTGTACAGTATGCACAAAATAAGGATCTGGATTCAGATTCGGAATGTTCTAAAAACCCCCAGCAGCATCTGTTTAATTTCAGGCATAAGCCAGAAGAAAAATTACTCCCACAGTTTGACTCCCAAGTACCAAAATATTCTGCAAAATGGATAGATGGAAGTGCAGGTGGCATCCCTAACTGTACACAAAGAATTTTGGAGCAGAGGGAAAATACAGACTTTGGACTTGCTATGTTACAAGATTCAGGTGCCACTTTATGTCATAACAGTGTATTGTGGCCTCATAGTCAcaaccaggcacagaaaaaagaagagacaatCTCTAGTCCAGAGGCTGATGTCCAGACCCAGCATCCACATTACAGCAGAGAGGAAT TGAATTCGATGACTCTTGGTGAGGTAGAACAACTGAATGCAAAGCTCCTCCAGCAAATCCAGG AAGTTTTTGAAGAGTTAACACACCAAGTGCAAGAAAAAGATTCTTTGGCCTCACAGCTCCATGTCCGCCACGTTGCCATCGAACAGCTTCTGAAGAACTATTCTAAGTTACCATGTCTGCAAGTAGGGCGAACAGGAATGAAGTCACACCTACCCATAAACAACTGA